A single genomic interval of Melioribacteraceae bacterium 4301-Me harbors:
- a CDS encoding hybrid sensor histidine kinase/response regulator yields MGKESIKRNSTAHLAHDLNNILTRISNTLDLLKNKIQNDKEVLPLINTIENSVNIAAELIEEFSLSDKEKSTSRRLIYIGPIITEITNTFKSQQHITFDLNIAPNLSPILGRYSEIYRLFMNLITNSFEAIENSGTISIYAYNSNLPPPLKNIDLFSSSNYVTVTISDTGKGIDKQNIAKIFNEEYSTKTVRTKRGYGLSIVKQVVEQYNGTIEVDSEVGKGTEFKIQLPAVEINNNENLTKNRTILIAEDEPALRELLADLLSSHDFNVSVSEDGYTLLSMLKSGYLPDLIILDQKLPDIEGTVCVKKIREMKINVPIILATGSTSENKIEELKEMKVEKILLKPYNFDQLFSIVKELLSTKTVHY; encoded by the coding sequence ATGGGAAAAGAATCTATAAAAAGGAATTCAACAGCTCACCTGGCTCATGACCTTAACAATATACTAACAAGAATATCCAACACATTAGATCTACTCAAAAATAAAATACAAAACGATAAAGAAGTTCTCCCGCTAATCAATACAATTGAAAACAGTGTGAATATTGCTGCTGAGCTCATCGAAGAATTTAGCTTATCAGATAAAGAAAAGTCAACATCAAGAAGATTAATTTATATTGGACCAATTATTACTGAAATAACAAATACATTCAAGTCACAGCAGCACATTACATTTGATTTAAATATCGCACCTAATTTGAGTCCAATCTTAGGAAGATATTCTGAAATTTATAGACTATTTATGAATTTAATTACCAACTCTTTCGAAGCCATCGAAAACTCCGGCACAATTAGTATTTACGCTTACAATTCAAATTTACCGCCACCACTAAAAAACATTGACCTTTTTTCATCCAGCAATTATGTAACAGTAACAATAAGTGACACTGGAAAAGGTATTGATAAACAAAATATCGCAAAAATATTTAATGAAGAATATTCAACAAAGACCGTTCGTACAAAAAGAGGTTACGGTTTAAGTATAGTCAAGCAAGTAGTTGAACAATATAATGGAACAATTGAAGTTGATAGTGAAGTTGGTAAGGGAACGGAATTCAAAATCCAACTTCCAGCTGTAGAAATTAATAATAATGAAAACTTGACAAAGAACAGAACAATATTAATTGCTGAAGATGAGCCCGCCTTAAGAGAGCTTTTAGCAGACTTATTAAGTTCTCATGATTTTAATGTGTCAGTATCTGAAGATGGATACACATTATTATCAATGCTAAAAAGCGGGTATTTACCTGATTTAATCATTTTAGATCAAAAATTGCCAGATATTGAAGGAACAGTCTGCGTCAAAAAAATTCGTGAAATGAAAATTAATGTCCCAATCATTTTAGCTACAGGTTCGACTTCTGAAAACAAAATTGAGGAACTAAAAGAAATGAAAGTTGAAAAAATTCTGTTAAAGCCTTATAATTTTGACCAGCTGTTTTCAATTGTAAAAGAGTTGTTATCAACTAAGACTGTTCATTATTAG
- a CDS encoding response regulator transcription factor: MKKILIIDDHADNVFLLKDRLEKEGFEILTAYDGESGISKAKEDLPDLILLDIMMPGLSGYEVCKTLQSDPNTKTIPIILVTALTEAENLKEGLQAGAFDYIRKPYNKVELIARINSALRFKETNQLLLEIEKIKTFAATVVTANHEIKQPLTLINLSTAALRRELNKDEISKEAILKRIQFIEDAAKDIIAVLEKLGSIKKPVFTDYVNDLRMIDIKSNNEQS; this comes from the coding sequence ATGAAAAAAATTTTAATAATTGATGACCATGCTGACAATGTTTTTTTATTAAAAGACCGTTTAGAAAAGGAAGGATTTGAAATCCTTACAGCTTATGATGGTGAATCTGGAATTAGTAAAGCAAAAGAGGATTTGCCCGACTTAATACTTTTGGATATAATGATGCCAGGGTTATCAGGCTATGAAGTTTGTAAAACACTTCAGAGTGACCCAAATACCAAAACAATTCCTATAATTTTAGTAACAGCGTTAACTGAGGCAGAGAACTTAAAAGAAGGTCTGCAGGCTGGTGCATTTGATTATATTCGCAAACCGTATAATAAGGTTGAGCTAATTGCAAGAATTAATTCGGCATTGCGCTTTAAGGAAACAAACCAATTGTTATTGGAGATCGAAAAGATTAAAACGTTTGCGGCAACAGTCGTAACCGCAAACCACGAAATAAAACAGCCGCTTACTTTAATTAATCTCTCTACAGCAGCTTTAAGACGTGAACTAAACAAGGATGAAATTTCTAAAGAAGCTATACTTAAAAGAATCCAATTTATTGAAGATGCGGCTAAAGATATAATTGCTGTTTTAGAAAAGCTCGGCTCAATCAAAAAACCTGTATTTACAGATTATGTAAATGATTTAAGAATGATAGACATAAAATCTAATAATGAACAGTCTTAG